One region of Eretmochelys imbricata isolate rEreImb1 chromosome 2, rEreImb1.hap1, whole genome shotgun sequence genomic DNA includes:
- the SCX gene encoding basic helix-loop-helix transcription factor scleraxis, whose product MSFAMLRSAPSRYLYPEISMLSEDEENGSESSGSEEKPYHLDAGTYGLKGGKRRSGKKPNRINREPRQRHTANARERDRTNSVNTAFTALRTLIPTEPADRKLSKIETLRLASSYISHLGNVLLLGEACGDGQPCHTTPAFYHHSSSSSPPLRESENSQPKQICTFCLSNQRKLSKDRDRKTAIRS is encoded by the exons ATGTCCTTTGCCATGCTGCGCTCGGCCCCCAGCCGGTACCTCTACCCCGAGATCAGCATGCTGTCCGAGGACGAGGAGAACGGGAGCGAGAGCTCCGGCTCCGAGGAGAAGCCCTACCACCTGGACGCCGGCACCTACGGCCTCAAGGGCGGGAAGCGCCGGAGCGGCAAGAAACCCAACCGGATCAACCGGGAGCCCCGGCAGCGCCACACGGCCAACGCGCGGGAGCGCGACCGCACCAACAGCGTCAACACCGCCTTCACCGCCCTACGGACGCTCATCCCCACCGAGCCGGCCGACAGGAAGCTCTCCAAGATCGAGACGCTGCGGCTGGCCTCCAGCTACATCTCCCACCTGGGCAACGTGCTGCTGCTCGGGGAGGCCTGCGGGGACGGGCAGCCCTGCCACACCACCCCAGCCTTCTaccaccacagcagcagcagcagccccccgcTGCGGGAGAGCGAGAACTCGCAGCCCAAACAGATCTGCACTTTCTGCCTCAGCAACCAGAGGAAGCTG AGTAAAGACCGAGACAGGAAGACGGCGATTCGGAGCTAG